The genomic window CAATCTTCATAATGTGTCTTGTAATTTTTTTCGATTTTCCCTACGCTTCCATGGATAACGCCTGAAGTTTATTGATTCAGGGTCCTAGATATGCCATTGGACTTATCATGACATTTTGGTAATTGATGTTACAGTTATCAGACAAATGCAAAACAACATTTGACTTCTATAAGCACCCTtataataaattagttttatgGGAATCTGATACATGAGAAGAGGTTGATCAATCAAACCATCAAATTCCGGATTAGCCTCAATTTAGTTGAGCATAATATGTTgcagtattttttttcttcaactaAATACTTTTTCTCGTGATAATCTAATATTATGTCTCGTTCCACAGGCGCAAGTAAGACAGCAAGGGGAATATGAATCTGTCCACCGCGACTTAAATATTGCATATGGAAGCTGGGAATATACTCCATTGGATCTTCAAAATCCATTTCCAAACAATGAAGGTTCTGTTCATCTTTGGCAAGGAGATGATGATTTATTTGTTAATGTTGCACAACAACGATTCATCGCACAAAACCTTCCATGGATTCACTATCACGAACTTACAGGTTCGGGTCACCTCTTTCCTCACGCCGATGGCATGAGTGAGACTATCATTAAGTCTCTTTTAGGTGTGAAGTAGGCTTCTGTAGTCACCGGCTATCTCGGGTCAGCTTCAGCATTTATTATCTAGAATTCGGAAAATTCAAACTGAAGATCACACACAATACATATGATAAACTTCGAGCAACTTCGTCTGTAAGATGAATCTAGTTAATTCTTGATAATTAAATAAGTTCTtgtcttttaaaatttaacataagCTGGCATGTTTTGTTATAAATAAGATGTATTTGGAGATAGCAACTACATGAATGCATTTGGTGGAGTATAATTTGTCTAAATAGGGTTTGCTTTCACTCTTTTATGCGTTTTTTCTTCTAGGTTGAGGGTACTTTAAATTTTCTGATATCTACATTGTTGAAGGGTTTAATCCTTCATTCACGCGTATAGAGAAAACTCAATTGGGAGGGGAAAATTTATCTTATATGTCCAACAAGTTCCTTGAAAGTATTAGATACTGCTAAATGGCTACGGATACTTCgtatatgatatgattataTATGAAATCATGTACTTGGTTGGTTTGATATATAAATTTGGGTTTTCTTCACACAAAAAATGTTCCCAACTTGCCAACAAAACAGATAAAAAAtattcagaaaaaaaaaaggtataaaAAAGGGTGGTTTCTCATAAATTTatagatattttattttgaggCTTAATCATGGTGTGTGGATGTGGTGCATCTGATGTCTTTTACTTGCTTTCTTAATTGGCAAGGCGTTATGATTGTTATCATACCTTGCAGAAAGTCTACTACATTTACGATttgttaaatttgtttttgtttttttattgagaaatattaatatatagtaaTTTGTTTTTCGTTTttaatatatagtattattatACTACTAGATGTGGGAATTGAACCTCCTGTTCTTAATTCTCAAACTCTAATTACTAAGCCAGCCTTATATATTCTTTTAAAGTAGTTTctgtatttttcaaaaatatgttttgttgCATTTTAGATTGCCATGCATGTTTGTTCattatttgactatattgacAGATCATTTTTAATTTCCAGATCAACTTTAAAGCATAAGCACCAAGAACTAATGtagtttaaatttttctttagaAAAATGAGTATGATTTTTTATCTAGTTATTATCATAATCGAGAGAGGGAAAATGATTATTTGTTGTTCTTCAGAGTTAACAAGGGAATGTGGCCAATCTACATTTCATTCATATAACATTACAATGGCACATTGCATAGGCACACAAAAAGTGAGaaggaaaaaaaggaaaagttgAAAACTCTCAACATATGATCTATGAAACAAAAGAGAACCTAAACCCAACATATCATATGAAAACACGGACACAAACACAACACTGACATGtaaacaccgataataatttaagaaaatgaaagtgattgaatgtaactacATGTGTCAGACACCTAACACATATTTGATATGAAGTGTCTGTGCTACATAGCATACGACTCAAACACCGAAAATGTAATAATGGACAACAAAACTACCATTAACTTCTACTAATCTACCTCTCTTGTTTGGGatctaattttcttttcatgGTTCCGATCTGTTTAGAACTCAAACCAAAAGCCTTTTGTAAAAGCTCTTCATCAATCCCAGAACCAAACACAGCAGAAGGTATCTTCTGCAAACCAGGATTTTGGCTATTAAAACTACCAAACAAAGTAACATCTTCATCTCCAACATTCATCATAAAATGAACAAGTCCTCTAGGAAAAACCATGACCTCACCTTGTTCAAGTATTCTAGCAAAAACCCTATTGTTAGAATCAACAAAGCCTGAATACATTTTTCCTTGAATCACATGAATTAGTTCCGTGGCTCTTGGATGAAAATGTGGTGGATTGATTCCTCCAACTTCTATATCTGTTCTTGCAAATGACATTCCTAGTGTGTTGAGACCTGGAAAATTTGTAGGGTTTGCTGGTATTACTGCTAAGCCTATTTCTGAGAAGTTTCCTGATGTTTTCATGTTGGAGAAGATGAAGTCATTAGTGGTAACTTGTGAGGTGTTTTTGCATGGGAGAATGGTGTGAAAGGTATGATGTGTTTTGATAGAAGCAAATGTTGGGTTTGGTATGCAAAAGTCTTGTAGTGGATCAGGGTCAGAGGCTAATGTGATGGCTATGTTGAGGGAGAATATTGGAAGCAAAAGCCAAAGGTTCTTTTGTATAAACATTTTGTGTTGAATAATGAGTGTGAGTTTGAGCTTGCTTATATAGAAATGAAAATAGATAAAGTATTCAAGTTGTAAAATATTGGGGATCCTATTTAGTCGGTCTACAAATAGTCCATATCCATGACGTATTGATGTGTCTATTTGATGGTAAGAGTTTAATCATATAATCTCAAATAACGTGGTTCAAATGTCAACTGAATTGATAACACTAACGTCAACAATCTCAATCGGTGCTGACGTCAACAATCCCAATCAGCACTATCGAAATTTGATTGGCTAACTGGGAAATGGACAGGGGATAACGCTAACGTCACAGTTATCATGATTGGTTTCTTAATAATACCATGAAGacaaaaaattgagtttgagaATGGAAGTAGCAAAGTGACTTTGATTTTAAATGTTCAGATCACTACACATAACATTATTTATAGGAAATAATTGATAGCGCTGATGTCAATGTATGTGTCCGTGTACTAGGTTATTTTGGTAGCCTAACTCCGTGATCAAGTTTGAACCCAGTGGTCAGTGGAGAAGCCATATTGTTAAAAAGAAAGTATTTTATTTGACTTTAACTGAAACTCACTTGTACGTTTAAAATGAGCTACACTACTTTCTTGGAATAATTACATGGTATATGTAGATATACAAAAGCTTTATTGCAGGAACTTAGGCACATAATCTGTAATTAATGTTTCAAAACTATAATTCTGTCAAAGAAGGGTCCTACTAAAAGTCAATTTTTGTTACAAGTACATGGTTATAATATAGAAAccttatattaaattaattaaaagtgattaaatCATAAGCTATTCCACGCCTTGTATAAAACGGTGCTAACattgattttgattaaaatGATTAATTAAGAATCTGTGCTTTGATTTAATAGGGAATTACACCATGAGTGCATCACTACTAACACTAAAGTGTATAGTGATGTTGGTTTATTTGCAAACCATTCATTTGGTTTCATTTCATGTACTCATGCCATATATATTTATGGATTTTATATTATATGGTGTGCTGCATGTTCTCATTGCTTTGCTTATTTGTAAAGGAAAGCATTGAGTTGGCTAATAAATCAGAATGATGAATTTTAATCCACGCATTGCTGATGTGGTTATAATTGTCAGCAACTTTTGAGTTGCTCGTGGTCCCGTTGGAATAGTGGAATTCATACTCACAAGTGTTTTTTTATGTAGCGCCGATACTTCTGATTGAATGTGTGTTTCAGTGTTCGACACTAACACGACATATCACGTAATAATAACATTCCCTTCTCAGAGAACTTTTCTATCGCATTAATAATATTGAATTACCAGATGAAATGAATCATGTCATGTAAGTCTAATTGAAAACAAGGATTAACCTGTTGAACTGAAGTTAATTCAACCTGTTTTCATCCATGTTTTAATacgtttgtttatttatttatttacttgtcATCCGGTATAACTGTGGTCCAAACGATTGAACCATGAGCTGAAAATTCACTGGTTCGATTTCAGGTTCACATTTTAAATCATTGATTTTAACACTTGCCAGCAAGAGTATCTTCAAATAGGAGATGCCTATCCTTACCACATCTATCAGTACCTAATGTATAGTGCACCCAACATGTTTCACATTTTCAGGAATGTTCAAATAATAAGGCTAGCCTTTGCAAAACCATGAATCAATCTCCTTCCCAAAAATGGCATGTCAAGTTTGACTCGAGCATCTGATAAATGTCAAACATATTTAAAGTAGAATATACATAGGAAGGGGTGAACACTATACTCTAGTACATATAGAATGCAATTTAATTTAGCAAACAACAAAATGATGCAAAACCTTTTCTCAATCTTATAGAAAAAACCAGGAATAGAACTACGGAATCCCTAAAAGCGGGTGTAAAACAGGCGAAAAGTAAAATATCCATTACACGGTTTGAAAAGTACTGCAGAACTCATTATTCATATTCAAACTCTATCTTTACATGCATATATTTTCTTCCAAGTTCAATAATGAATTCAGTAAATTTTGCCAAAATTTGACACTCTTCATGTATTTTGACCTctgaaacaaaaccataaattATCAATTTCGTCAAGTTGGGACATCTTTCCAAAAGTCCAGCTACCCATGTTGCAAAAAGATCATTGATTGAAGTCCATCCAAGTTCTAGCACCGCCACGTTCACCAGAAGAGACAAACCTTGCAAACCATAATTAAGTACACCATCTCTTAAATCATAGCTTAAGGATAGGTGACTCAATTGAGGAAAACAAACAGAAATCGTTTCCAAGTCCACAACTTCGTCGTCGTCTTCAAAAACAACACCCCACAGCCGAAGTCTACGTAACTTTGATGCTTTTGAGATCATATGGTAAAACTTTGGCCACATAATTGTGAAGTTGCTTATGTCTACAAACTCAAGGTTATCTGCATTCTCGCCAATATCAAGATGGATAACACTCACATCATCAACCTTCAACACTTTCAAAGTTCCTTTCCCAATCAATTCAAAAACCTCAAAGGTACAATCTTTAAGATGTAAATGCTCAAGTAAATCCGCCTCTAAAACAAATTTATCCAAACCAAATGACTCAACAGAGAATTCCTTCAAAGAAGAACTGCTAATCTCCATAGAAGCCTGCGAATCCGAAGAGGCAATTACCGGGCTAACCATAGACAAAGTTTCAAGCCTCGGACAAGCAGCAAGTAAAAGACAAAGATCCAATTCCGAGATACTAACAAAACTCAACGAAAGCGATTTCAAGCAAGGAAACTTCTGATAACTCGGCTCCACACGCGTGATAAAATTACGACCTAACGCCAACACTTCCAACTTCTGCCTACCACATTTCTCAATAATATTAAACATCGGCGGTGTCCTCACATAAAAATGCAACCGGCGTAACGTATCCCTCGTATACATAAGCCAAGCAATAACCGATGCAGCAGAGAATTCATGAACATCATCCATAGAAATCGTTAAACACCGCAACGCCTTGGTTTGAAAAATGGTTTGAGTAATAAGTATTTCCAAACTATTGGACGATAATTCATGATAAATGGGCCAATCACATGAGTTGAATGAAAGAGTATGAAGATGGCAACGCCATGCTTCTCTCCATTTCTTGCAAGTTGATGAAGCAATGACAACATCTCGAGCCGACTCGAGATGGGATAGTATATTACCAATAACTTCAACAGGAAGATTCTCCATAAGGGATTAATAAAACAAACCCAGAATCTAAAATTCTTAACCAATGATCAGATACTGTGAATTATGCAAAGATTTCAAGAATTAGACACaatgtgaaaattaattaagttgaaaatttaaaaatttaaaaattgaaactttatgAGTGAAATTGAAACCCAATTGGATTAGATAGTAAATACACAGAATTAGCATCTAAGAAtacgaaaaaaaataaaaataaaaaattgttgaaattgGGAGTTACTGTGATAGTGAAGTGTGGAAGATTGTGcaagaaatagagaaaaaaaagggAATTGAAGAAAGTGACTAACCAGGAGAATGAAGCGATCGTGAAGTTGAAGTGGAATTTGGGAATGGATCAAAGGAATTAGGAGATTAGGTTTGTTGGTGGTTATGCGaataataatttaaagaaaatGCCAAATTTCATCAATAGAGAAAACGCCAAATGAAAAAGTATATTTGTCTAATTATCGagataaaaaaagaatatttataAATCGAtacgaaaaagaaaaaaaagaagaagaata from Trifolium pratense cultivar HEN17-A07 linkage group LG1, ARS_RC_1.1, whole genome shotgun sequence includes these protein-coding regions:
- the LOC123903231 gene encoding F-box/LRR-repeat protein At1g67190-like, producing the protein MENLPVEVIGNILSHLESARDVVIASSTCKKWREAWRCHLHTLSFNSCDWPIYHELSSNSLEILITQTIFQTKALRCLTISMDDVHEFSAASVIAWLMYTRDTLRRLHFYVRTPPMFNIIEKCGRQKLEVLALGRNFITRVEPSYQKFPCLKSLSLSFVSISELDLCLLLAACPRLETLSMVSPVIASSDSQASMEISSSSLKEFSVESFGLDKFVLEADLLEHLHLKDCTFEVFELIGKGTLKVLKVDDVSVIHLDIGENADNLEFVDISNFTIMWPKFYHMISKASKLRRLRLWGVVFEDDDEVVDLETISVCFPQLSHLSLSYDLRDGVLNYGLQGLSLLVNVAVLELGWTSINDLFATWVAGLLERCPNLTKLIIYGFVSEVKIHEECQILAKFTEFIIELGRKYMHVKIEFEYE
- the LOC123903230 gene encoding germin-like protein subfamily 3 member 2 codes for the protein MFIQKNLWLLLPIFSLNIAITLASDPDPLQDFCIPNPTFASIKTHHTFHTILPCKNTSQVTTNDFIFSNMKTSGNFSEIGLAVIPANPTNFPGLNTLGMSFARTDIEVGGINPPHFHPRATELIHVIQGKMYSGFVDSNNRVFARILEQGEVMVFPRGLVHFMMNVGDEDVTLFGSFNSQNPGLQKIPSAVFGSGIDEELLQKAFGLSSKQIGTMKRKLDPKQER